The following coding sequences are from one Collimonas arenae window:
- a CDS encoding EpsD family peptidyl-prolyl cis-trans isomerase has protein sequence MRAIGGASRIKGVGILMLLAAMTLSACGDQKKKTNKVLATVDGNEITALQLDAELQHVNGATEENSVQKKTLRKQALDALINRQILLKEAVRNKIDRDPKLIQIVERFKTQAIVQAYLESKEGNLSKPSKSEIDAYFEEHPELFAHRQILDVEQLIIAAHDFDGPLRSEMDSATSLSQMTTWLKKKRVGYARTQHTYTSADLPAEIVGQIRKLGKNHLFVLEDGQQDLLCALTELRESPISREVATAQIERYLLNKKIQEVATAEIARLRSLAKLEYIDKSENLIVEDASPSAQNRSGRHELAEIK, from the coding sequence ATGCGCGCCATCGGCGGCGCATCGCGCATAAAAGGTGTCGGCATTTTAATGTTGTTGGCAGCCATGACTCTATCGGCTTGTGGGGATCAGAAAAAGAAGACCAACAAGGTGCTTGCCACGGTCGATGGCAATGAGATCACAGCGCTTCAGCTCGATGCGGAGTTGCAGCATGTAAATGGCGCGACGGAAGAAAATAGTGTGCAGAAAAAAACGCTGCGCAAGCAGGCCCTGGATGCGTTGATCAACCGGCAGATTTTGCTGAAGGAAGCGGTGCGCAACAAAATCGATCGCGACCCGAAACTGATTCAGATCGTCGAGCGGTTCAAGACGCAGGCGATTGTGCAAGCTTATCTGGAGTCGAAAGAAGGCAATTTAAGCAAGCCAAGCAAATCTGAAATTGATGCTTACTTTGAAGAACATCCGGAATTATTCGCGCATCGCCAGATTCTGGATGTCGAGCAGTTGATCATCGCCGCACACGATTTTGATGGGCCGCTCAGGTCAGAGATGGACTCTGCGACATCGTTGAGTCAAATGACGACATGGCTCAAGAAAAAAAGGGTGGGGTATGCGAGGACGCAGCATACCTACACCAGTGCTGATCTGCCGGCTGAAATTGTCGGGCAAATCAGGAAATTGGGAAAGAATCATTTATTTGTCTTGGAAGACGGCCAACAGGATTTGCTGTGCGCGCTGACTGAATTAAGAGAGAGTCCGATTTCGAGAGAGGTCGCCACAGCCCAGATTGAGCGTTATCTGCTCAATAAAAAGATACAGGAAGTTGCTACTGCAGAAATCGCACGCTTGCGTTCTTTGGCAAAACTTGAATACATCGATAAGAGTGAAAACCTGATTGTGGAAGATGCGTCGCCATCTGCGCAGAACCGAAGCGGCAGGCACGAGCTGGCTGAAATCAAATGA
- the epsL gene encoding XrtB/PEP-CTERM-associated polysaccharide biosynthesis outer membrane protein EpsL yields the protein MCSCVPAFAVANDLVPTDVMPPPDVIVPAPDSFTPYASYGINYDSNLLGLQNSAAADAMGIGSNLSDFTRRLQVGLAADKTISQQHLTANLNFTNVEYDRFQQLDHMDKNLAANWNWHAGPHVEGNVGVTYSQGLTPFIDFHLLERNIRTQESAYVDGSWLFHPSWRIHAGLVHSKLWYDLVSQQPGNNSQNQSEVGLDYLAASGSKIGVQLRHTRADFPNPELDTGSSIFNGYNQDEVKAKIDWLLTGKTQLHFLGGWVSRKQDEFSARDFSGLNSRISADWSPTGKIDVTVAAWREIGAVDDLSTIYSLNHGASIASAWKYSEKIRMVAQFKYQKRDFSQSLASVAPGSPNQNDVLRNAALTLVYDPTLHWRIQLAAIRSTQTLTSSPGGFVNNGVMLNARYAY from the coding sequence ATGTGCTCATGCGTGCCGGCATTCGCCGTCGCCAACGATCTGGTTCCAACAGACGTCATGCCGCCACCTGATGTGATTGTGCCGGCGCCCGATTCCTTCACGCCGTATGCGAGTTATGGAATCAATTACGATAGCAATTTGCTTGGATTGCAAAATTCCGCAGCTGCGGATGCCATGGGGATTGGCAGCAATCTGTCGGATTTCACGCGCAGGCTGCAGGTGGGACTGGCAGCCGACAAGACAATCAGCCAACAGCATCTGACGGCGAATTTGAATTTCACAAACGTCGAATACGATAGATTCCAGCAACTCGATCATATGGATAAAAATCTGGCCGCCAATTGGAATTGGCACGCTGGGCCACATGTTGAAGGCAATGTAGGCGTCACTTACTCTCAAGGACTTACTCCGTTCATCGATTTCCATTTGCTGGAACGAAATATACGCACCCAGGAAAGTGCCTATGTCGATGGCTCGTGGCTGTTTCATCCGAGCTGGCGCATACATGCCGGTCTGGTGCACAGCAAATTATGGTACGACCTGGTATCGCAACAGCCGGGCAACAACTCGCAGAATCAAAGCGAAGTAGGGCTCGATTATCTCGCTGCCAGTGGCAGCAAGATCGGCGTCCAATTACGCCACACGCGCGCCGATTTTCCCAATCCGGAGTTGGATACCGGCTCGTCGATATTCAATGGTTATAACCAGGACGAAGTAAAAGCCAAGATTGACTGGCTGCTGACTGGAAAGACGCAGCTGCACTTTCTGGGTGGATGGGTCAGCAGAAAGCAGGATGAATTTTCTGCTCGGGATTTTAGCGGCTTGAATTCACGCATCTCCGCAGACTGGTCACCTACCGGGAAAATCGATGTCACCGTCGCTGCGTGGCGTGAGATTGGCGCCGTTGATGATTTGTCTACCATCTATTCCCTGAATCATGGCGCCAGCATTGCTTCGGCGTGGAAGTACTCAGAAAAAATTCGGATGGTGGCGCAATTCAAATATCAGAAAAGAGATTTCAGCCAGTCGCTGGCGTCGGTCGCTCCCGGCTCTCCAAATCAAAACGATGTGCTGCGCAATGCGGCGCTGACGCTGGTGTACGACCCGACATTGCATTGGCGGATTCAATTGGCCGCCATCCGCAGTACGCAAACCTTGACCAGTTCACCCGGCGGCTTTGTGAACAATGGCGTGATGCTCAATGCACGCTATGCATATTGA
- a CDS encoding phosphatase PAP2 family protein, with protein MWKNIVDISVMNWLGQFTLMSAPFNQIVHYISGSDLFKGLPIMGVLWYFWFRDTEPKSNTRKTIIATLIGCVVAVFIARAANNMGAYQPRPFANAALAHHTYIGLPIPESQALYIWNSFPSDHAALFFSLATGIFLISRNAGALLYLYVLVFIALPRVYLGLHYPTDILAGGMLGIACVVLSTRAGVIKLYGNRFDVLLARYPAAFQAALFIITVEIGTLFYDVRLLLEGIVKYFPR; from the coding sequence ATGTGGAAAAATATTGTGGACATTTCCGTGATGAATTGGCTAGGACAATTCACATTAATGTCAGCACCTTTCAACCAGATCGTTCACTATATTTCCGGCTCGGATCTATTCAAAGGCCTGCCCATCATGGGCGTACTTTGGTACTTTTGGTTCAGAGATACGGAGCCGAAATCAAACACCAGAAAGACCATAATCGCGACGCTGATCGGCTGCGTAGTTGCTGTCTTCATTGCCAGGGCAGCGAACAATATGGGGGCGTATCAGCCACGTCCATTTGCAAACGCTGCGCTGGCGCATCACACGTACATTGGCTTACCGATACCGGAGAGCCAGGCTTTATATATCTGGAATTCTTTTCCCAGCGATCACGCCGCTTTGTTTTTCAGTCTCGCCACCGGCATCTTTCTGATTTCAAGAAACGCCGGCGCCCTGCTCTATCTCTATGTTCTGGTTTTTATTGCCTTGCCGCGGGTGTATCTCGGTTTGCATTACCCCACCGATATTCTGGCCGGCGGAATGTTAGGGATCGCATGTGTCGTTCTCAGCACCCGGGCGGGCGTGATCAAGCTATATGGGAATCGCTTCGACGTGCTGTTGGCTCGATACCCGGCTGCCTTTCAGGCAGCACTGTTCATCATCACCGTTGAAATAGGAACGTTGTTCTACGACGTTCGACTGCTTCTTGAGGGAATAGTGAAATACTTTCCCCGATAG
- the rnhA gene encoding ribonuclease HI, translating to MSKVEIFADGACKGNPGTGGWGALLVADGKEKEMFGGERNTTNNRMELKAVIEALTALTRPCEVTVFTDSQYVQKGISEWIHGWKARGWKTAAREPVKNVDLWQALDAAQAQHKIEWRWVKGHAGHVGNERADQLANRGVTTVL from the coding sequence ATGAGTAAAGTGGAAATATTCGCCGATGGCGCATGCAAGGGCAATCCCGGCACTGGCGGCTGGGGTGCGTTATTGGTTGCCGACGGCAAGGAAAAGGAAATGTTTGGCGGCGAGCGCAATACGACCAATAACCGGATGGAATTGAAAGCAGTGATCGAGGCGCTGACAGCGTTGACCCGGCCTTGCGAAGTCACAGTGTTCACCGACAGCCAGTACGTACAAAAGGGCATCAGCGAATGGATACACGGCTGGAAAGCGCGTGGCTGGAAAACCGCGGCGCGTGAACCGGTAAAGAATGTCGACCTGTGGCAGGCACTCGATGCCGCCCAGGCACAGCACAAAATCGAATGGCGCTGGGTCAAGGGACACGCCGGCCACGTCGGCAACGAACGCGCCGATCAGCTCGCCAACCGTGGCGTGACGACCGTCCTGTAA
- a CDS encoding class I SAM-dependent methyltransferase — protein sequence MEYPSSQKSIIALGPWLQTPTGSYMLEWEQARLDAMTADIFGFHAMQIGVPQIKALQANRMRHKWLTDSRVPDAADTQTSVVVTHDFAELPFASQSLDLVVLPHVLEFAAEPHQILREVERVLIPEGQVIICGFNPASLWGIRQTAGRMSGVHFLPQNAEFISLLRLKDWLKLLNMEVNRGHFGCYAPPFTSSKWLHRFAFMEKAGNRWWPYFGAVYMVQAIKRVKGMHLIGPAFSKQVIKAGRGVPATNKIHKADRNGVEQ from the coding sequence ATGGAATATCCGTCGTCACAAAAGTCCATTATAGCGCTCGGCCCTTGGCTGCAGACGCCCACAGGCAGTTATATGCTGGAGTGGGAGCAGGCGCGTCTGGACGCAATGACAGCTGATATATTCGGCTTCCATGCGATGCAGATCGGCGTGCCGCAGATCAAGGCGTTGCAGGCAAACCGCATGCGCCACAAATGGCTGACCGACAGTCGTGTGCCGGATGCCGCCGATACGCAAACCAGCGTGGTCGTGACGCATGATTTTGCTGAGCTGCCGTTTGCGTCGCAGAGCCTGGATCTCGTGGTGTTGCCGCATGTGCTTGAGTTTGCCGCAGAGCCTCACCAGATTTTGCGGGAAGTCGAGCGCGTGCTGATTCCGGAAGGTCAAGTCATCATTTGCGGCTTCAATCCGGCCAGCCTATGGGGCATCCGGCAAACGGCTGGGCGCATGTCTGGCGTGCATTTCCTGCCGCAGAATGCCGAGTTCATCAGTTTGCTGCGCCTGAAGGATTGGCTGAAGCTGCTCAACATGGAAGTCAATCGCGGCCACTTCGGCTGTTATGCTCCGCCTTTTACCAGTAGCAAATGGCTGCATCGCTTTGCCTTCATGGAAAAAGCCGGTAACCGCTGGTGGCCATATTTCGGTGCGGTGTACATGGTGCAGGCAATCAAGCGCGTCAAGGGCATGCATCTGATCGGCCCGGCGTTCAGCAAGCAGGTCATCAAGGCGGGGCGAGGCGTCCCGGCTACCAACAAGATTCACAAGGCAGACCGGAACGGCGTGGAGCAGTAG
- the gloB gene encoding hydroxyacylglutathione hydrolase, whose translation MPALIDKSLGQSFNTSLNVLAVPAFNDNYLWLIHDGIHAAVVDPGDAQPILAALDAHDLVLVAILLTHHHADHAGGVQTLLQHFNVPVFGPAGEAIAGVDMPLSEGDLASIPQLGLTLSVLDVPGHTSGHIAYVASEQHWLFCGDTLFAGGCGRLFEGTPQQMVNSLAKLSQLPDDTLVYCAHEYTMSNLRFALAAEPDNTALIERIATEQAKRDRQQPTVPSTIGLENATNPFLRYRQPTILATLHAHGRLQQADPVAAFAALREWKNNFK comes from the coding sequence ATGCCTGCCTTAATAGATAAATCACTGGGTCAATCATTCAATACGTCGTTGAACGTATTGGCGGTGCCGGCATTTAACGACAACTATCTCTGGCTGATTCATGACGGCATCCATGCGGCAGTTGTCGATCCCGGCGATGCCCAGCCGATCCTGGCTGCGCTTGATGCACATGACCTGGTACTTGTCGCTATTTTACTGACACATCACCATGCTGACCATGCGGGCGGCGTACAAACTTTGCTCCAGCACTTCAACGTGCCGGTATTCGGCCCCGCCGGCGAGGCGATCGCCGGCGTCGACATGCCCCTCAGCGAGGGCGATCTCGCCAGTATCCCGCAACTCGGGCTGACCCTTTCCGTGCTCGATGTCCCTGGTCACACCAGCGGTCATATCGCATATGTGGCGTCGGAACAGCACTGGCTGTTTTGCGGCGACACGTTGTTTGCCGGCGGTTGCGGCCGCCTGTTCGAAGGGACGCCACAGCAGATGGTGAATTCGCTGGCTAAACTCAGTCAGCTGCCGGATGACACACTGGTGTACTGCGCACATGAATACACGATGTCCAACCTGCGCTTTGCGCTGGCCGCCGAGCCGGACAATACCGCGCTGATCGAGCGCATTGCTACGGAACAGGCCAAACGCGACCGCCAACAACCGACAGTGCCGTCCACCATCGGCCTGGAAAATGCCACCAACCCCTTCTTGCGTTACCGCCAGCCAACTATTCTTGCCACCTTGCATGCCCATGGTCGCCTGCAGCAAGCCGATCCCGTTGCTGCATTCGCCGCGCTGCGGGAATGGAAAAACAATTTCAAGTGA
- a CDS encoding transglycosylase SLT domain-containing protein, producing the protein MYQLKLKTLAIAALAFFGTPLLAQANDITMYTPTFSLIDPNDPSAGMLGMEQVDIWARIRKGFGIPDLDNAQVVSQTEFYSARPEYFERTTVRASRYLFHVVQELEKRGMPTELALLPFIESAFNPQALSSAKAAGMWQFVPSTGRDFNLKQNMFKDERRDVLASTDAALTYLQKLYGMFGDWQLALAAYNWGEGSVQRAINKNQAAGLPIDFNSLAPLMPAETRNYVPKLQAVKNIISAPDMYNIALPKVDNQPYFVTIGKTRDIDVKVAAQLAELSLDEFKALNPQFNRPVIIGSADTKILLPESNAEKFKNNLTKWTQTLSSWTSHTVSGARERIETIAARFGTTPAVIREVNHIPPKMLLKAGSTILVPKTEEANSDITAEVADNATMAVTPDAPETRRIYVKVGKRDTLASIAARYRVSVSQVKAWNGLHHDGVSRGQSLQLQVPNRLVASSAGAKSGHNVRYHKASATASRNTGNKNKVAAKKNSRPVVLASSRGSHN; encoded by the coding sequence ATGTATCAGCTAAAACTCAAGACATTAGCCATTGCCGCGCTCGCTTTTTTCGGCACCCCGCTCTTGGCCCAGGCCAACGACATTACGATGTACACCCCCACTTTCAGCTTGATCGACCCGAACGACCCCAGTGCAGGCATGCTCGGCATGGAACAGGTCGATATCTGGGCGCGCATCCGCAAGGGCTTTGGCATCCCAGACCTGGACAACGCACAGGTGGTCAGCCAAACCGAGTTTTACAGCGCCCGCCCGGAGTATTTCGAGCGCACCACGGTGCGCGCTTCGCGCTATTTGTTTCACGTAGTGCAAGAACTGGAAAAGCGCGGCATGCCGACCGAACTGGCGCTGCTGCCATTCATTGAGTCAGCGTTCAATCCGCAAGCCCTTTCCAGCGCAAAAGCCGCCGGCATGTGGCAGTTCGTACCTTCTACCGGACGCGACTTCAACCTCAAGCAAAACATGTTCAAGGATGAACGCCGCGATGTTCTTGCCTCGACCGATGCTGCGCTGACTTACCTGCAAAAACTGTATGGCATGTTTGGCGACTGGCAATTGGCGCTGGCAGCTTACAACTGGGGCGAAGGCTCGGTACAGCGCGCCATCAACAAGAACCAGGCCGCTGGCCTGCCGATCGACTTCAATAGCCTGGCGCCGCTGATGCCGGCGGAAACCCGCAACTACGTGCCGAAGTTGCAAGCGGTCAAGAACATCATCTCTGCGCCGGACATGTACAACATTGCGTTGCCGAAGGTGGACAACCAACCGTACTTCGTCACGATCGGCAAGACTCGTGATATCGATGTCAAGGTTGCCGCCCAACTGGCCGAATTGTCGCTCGACGAATTCAAGGCTCTGAACCCGCAATTCAACCGCCCGGTCATCATTGGCAGCGCCGACACCAAGATCCTGCTGCCGGAAAGCAATGCGGAAAAATTCAAGAACAACCTGACCAAATGGACACAAACGCTATCGTCCTGGACCTCGCACACCGTCAGCGGTGCGCGTGAACGGATCGAAACCATTGCCGCCCGCTTCGGCACAACGCCGGCAGTGATCCGGGAAGTCAACCACATCCCGCCAAAAATGCTGCTCAAGGCTGGCTCGACCATCCTGGTGCCGAAGACCGAGGAAGCCAATAGCGATATCACCGCCGAAGTGGCAGACAATGCAACCATGGCGGTCACCCCGGATGCCCCGGAAACCCGCCGCATCTATGTCAAGGTCGGCAAACGCGACACCCTGGCGTCGATTGCCGCGCGCTACAGGGTCAGCGTGTCGCAGGTCAAGGCATGGAACGGTTTGCATCACGATGGCGTCAGCCGCGGCCAGAGCCTGCAATTGCAGGTGCCTAACCGCTTGGTGGCATCAAGCGCCGGCGCCAAATCAGGTCATAACGTCCGCTATCACAAAGCCAGCGCGACGGCCAGCCGCAACACCGGCAACAAAAACAAGGTGGCCGCCAAGAAAAACAGCCGCCCGGTAGTCCTGGCCTCGTCCAGGGGATCGCACAACTAA
- the fabI gene encoding enoyl-ACP reductase FabI — MAFLQGKKILITGLLSNRSIAYGIAQACKREGAELAFTYVGERFKERITNFAKEFDSELIFDCDVGSDEQINALFADLGKSWDHLDGLVHAIGFAPSEAIAGDFLDGLSREGFKIAHDISAYSFPAMAKAALPLLRPNSALLTLTYLGSERVVPNYNTMGLAKASLEASVRYLAGSLGPKGVRVNGISAGPIKTLAASGIKGFGKILGFVAEHAPLRRNVTVEDVGNAAAFLLSDLSSGITGEITYVDGGFSHVVGGIAE, encoded by the coding sequence ATGGCATTCCTGCAAGGCAAAAAAATTCTGATCACCGGCTTGCTGTCCAATCGCTCGATCGCCTACGGCATCGCCCAGGCTTGCAAGCGCGAAGGCGCCGAGCTGGCCTTTACGTATGTCGGTGAGCGCTTCAAGGAACGCATCACCAATTTTGCGAAAGAATTCGACAGCGAACTGATTTTCGACTGCGACGTCGGCAGCGACGAGCAAATCAACGCGTTGTTTGCCGACCTCGGCAAGTCCTGGGATCACCTGGACGGCTTGGTGCACGCGATCGGCTTCGCGCCAAGCGAAGCGATTGCCGGCGACTTCCTGGACGGCTTGTCGCGCGAAGGTTTCAAAATCGCACATGACATCTCTGCCTACAGCTTCCCGGCAATGGCCAAGGCCGCCCTGCCGCTGCTGCGGCCGAATTCGGCACTGCTGACCTTGACGTATCTCGGCTCCGAGCGCGTAGTACCAAATTACAACACGATGGGGCTGGCCAAGGCCTCGCTCGAAGCCAGCGTGCGCTACCTGGCCGGCTCGCTCGGCCCAAAGGGCGTTCGCGTCAACGGCATTTCGGCCGGTCCGATCAAGACCTTGGCCGCCAGCGGCATCAAGGGCTTTGGCAAGATCCTCGGCTTCGTCGCCGAACATGCGCCGCTGCGCCGTAATGTGACGGTGGAAGATGTCGGCAATGCCGCTGCATTCCTGCTGTCCGACCTGTCGAGTGGCATTACCGGTGAAATCACTTACGTCGATGGCGGCTTTTCACATGTCGTTGGCGGCATCGCCGAATAA
- a CDS encoding OmpA family protein, whose translation MDNNDSEQKAALGIIWTIVGVVVIAMLFLAGYFGITAGKGVKQPALAAPVVQEAAASQAAVAAQPAVPPTVKIFFETGKSEVPANAAADVSAVVAFLKANPAATVAISGYHDASGNADVNAEVSKERAKSVRALLVMSGVEEARVTLDKPQVSLGGNDADARRVEVTVHQ comes from the coding sequence ATGGATAATAACGACAGCGAACAGAAGGCAGCTCTAGGCATCATTTGGACCATTGTCGGTGTGGTGGTGATTGCCATGCTGTTCCTGGCGGGTTACTTCGGCATCACGGCAGGCAAGGGCGTCAAGCAGCCAGCATTGGCTGCGCCGGTGGTGCAGGAAGCTGCGGCTTCGCAGGCTGCCGTTGCCGCGCAGCCGGCCGTACCGCCCACAGTCAAGATTTTCTTTGAAACCGGTAAATCCGAAGTGCCGGCCAACGCTGCTGCCGACGTGTCGGCAGTGGTGGCTTTCCTGAAAGCCAATCCGGCTGCGACAGTGGCAATTTCCGGTTACCACGATGCCAGCGGCAATGCAGACGTGAATGCAGAAGTGTCGAAGGAGCGTGCCAAATCGGTGCGTGCCCTGCTGGTTATGTCCGGCGTAGAGGAAGCCCGGGTGACGCTCGATAAACCGCAGGTATCGCTGGGCGGTAACGACGCCGATGCGCGCCGGGTAGAGGTTACTGTTCACCAGTAA
- a CDS encoding DEAD/DEAH box helicase, whose amino-acid sequence MTFESLGLHSSIIKALTDAGYTKPTGVQEQAIPAAIEGRDLLVSSQTGSGKTAAFMLPALHKFASEQPVAAASKTPNQEMQASRARGERPRFKPAQPKMLVLTPTRELALQVTTATDKYGSQMKRIKAISILGGMPYPKQMQLLSKNPEILVATPGRLIDHMESGKIDFSQLQILVLDEADRMLDMGFIDDIEKIVDATPESRQTMLFSATLDGVVGNMAKRITKNPMIIQIAGSATKHENIQQKVHFVDDLSHKNRLLDHLLRDVTMDQAVVFTATKRDADTIADRLNIAGFAAAALHGDMHQGARNRTLDSLRRGQVRVLVATDVAARGIDVPGITHVFNYDLPKFPEDYVHRIGRTGRAGRNGVAVSLVNHAEGINVKRIERFTKQLIPVDVIEGFEPKRSASAPRSNHKPGGWKPGDNRGGPNKPGRSFSKPGAPRKEGGAGGGYKGNRSNDSGARRSFGDR is encoded by the coding sequence ATGACTTTTGAATCACTAGGCCTCCACTCGTCCATCATCAAAGCACTGACCGACGCTGGCTACACAAAACCGACAGGCGTTCAAGAACAAGCTATCCCCGCAGCCATCGAAGGCCGCGACCTGCTGGTTTCCTCGCAAACCGGTTCCGGCAAGACCGCAGCATTCATGCTGCCGGCGCTGCACAAATTCGCTTCCGAGCAGCCAGTTGCTGCTGCCAGCAAGACACCTAACCAGGAAATGCAGGCTTCCCGCGCACGCGGTGAGCGTCCACGCTTCAAGCCTGCACAACCGAAGATGCTGGTCCTGACCCCGACCCGCGAACTGGCCCTGCAAGTGACTACTGCAACCGACAAATACGGTTCGCAAATGAAGCGCATCAAGGCCATCTCGATTCTGGGCGGCATGCCTTACCCTAAGCAAATGCAATTGCTGTCGAAGAATCCTGAAATTCTGGTTGCTACCCCAGGCCGTTTGATCGACCACATGGAATCGGGCAAGATCGACTTCTCGCAACTGCAAATCCTGGTGCTCGACGAAGCTGACCGCATGCTCGACATGGGTTTCATCGACGACATCGAAAAGATCGTTGATGCAACACCTGAGTCGCGTCAAACCATGCTGTTCTCGGCGACGCTGGATGGCGTTGTCGGCAACATGGCAAAGCGCATCACCAAAAACCCGATGATCATCCAGATCGCCGGTTCGGCCACCAAGCACGAAAACATTCAACAGAAGGTTCACTTCGTCGACGACCTGTCGCACAAGAACCGCCTGCTGGATCACCTGCTGCGCGATGTCACCATGGACCAGGCAGTCGTTTTCACTGCAACCAAGCGTGACGCCGACACCATTGCTGACCGCCTGAACATCGCCGGTTTCGCTGCTGCAGCACTGCATGGCGACATGCATCAAGGTGCGCGTAACCGTACCCTGGACAGCCTGCGCCGCGGTCAAGTTCGCGTTCTGGTTGCAACCGACGTTGCCGCCCGCGGTATCGACGTTCCAGGTATCACGCACGTATTCAATTACGATCTGCCGAAATTCCCGGAAGACTACGTCCACCGTATCGGCCGTACCGGTCGTGCCGGCCGTAACGGCGTGGCGGTATCGCTGGTGAACCATGCTGAAGGCATCAACGTCAAGCGTATCGAACGCTTCACCAAGCAATTGATCCCGGTCGACGTCATTGAAGGCTTCGAACCAAAGCGCAGCGCATCGGCGCCACGCTCGAACCACAAGCCAGGCGGCTGGAAGCCAGGCGACAACCGCGGCGGCCCGAACAAGCCAGGCCGTAGCTTCAGCAAGCCAGGTGCTCCACGCAAAGAAGGCGGCGCTGGCGGCGGCTACAAGGGCAATCGTTCGAACGACAGCGGTGCACGTCGCTCGTTTGGCGATCGCTAA
- a CDS encoding DMT family transporter codes for MTAGVIALVLCAALLHASWNAMLKSSGDHLWAITLMTIGSAVAAIPIVIWAPLPALASWPYILTSVVLHAGYNLFLVRAYRAGDFGQSYPIARGSSPLLVSLGAALFAGEQLGTLTLAGVALISAGIISLAQISFGKSKKSSSERSWDAPLSAFTTGVFIAGYTVVDGLGSRLAGSAAAYSGWMFLLDGVPLLVIYLSLHGRLRISLRERATWNALGGGAMSLLAYGIVIWAITLAPMGPVSALRETSVLFAALIARMFLGESLTPRRLLSCLVIAGGAVMLGWAA; via the coding sequence ATGACGGCTGGCGTGATTGCTTTGGTGTTGTGTGCGGCATTGCTGCATGCATCCTGGAACGCGATGTTGAAAAGTAGCGGCGACCATTTGTGGGCCATCACATTGATGACCATTGGTTCGGCCGTCGCCGCGATCCCGATCGTCATCTGGGCGCCGCTTCCGGCGCTTGCCAGTTGGCCTTATATCCTGACGTCGGTGGTATTGCATGCCGGCTACAACCTGTTCCTTGTCCGCGCTTATCGAGCTGGTGATTTCGGTCAGTCCTATCCGATCGCACGTGGTTCTTCGCCGTTGCTGGTTTCGTTGGGCGCGGCGCTGTTTGCCGGCGAGCAGCTGGGTACCCTGACACTGGCCGGAGTTGCCTTGATTTCCGCCGGCATTATCAGCCTGGCGCAGATTAGCTTTGGCAAAAGTAAAAAATCGAGCAGCGAGCGCAGCTGGGATGCGCCGTTGTCGGCGTTCACTACCGGGGTATTCATCGCCGGGTATACCGTGGTCGACGGCCTTGGCTCACGTCTTGCAGGTAGCGCGGCGGCCTATTCGGGCTGGATGTTCCTGCTTGACGGGGTGCCGTTGCTGGTGATTTATCTGTCGCTGCACGGGCGTTTGCGGATTTCACTGCGCGAGCGGGCGACCTGGAATGCATTGGGGGGCGGTGCGATGTCGCTACTGGCCTATGGGATTGTGATCTGGGCGATTACGTTGGCGCCGATGGGGCCGGTATCTGCGTTGCGTGAGACATCGGTTTTGTTTGCCGCCCTGATTGCCCGCATGTTCCTGGGTGAGTCGCTGACGCCGCGCAGGCTGCTGTCCTGTTTGGTCATCGCAGGAGGCGCTGTGATGCTCGGCTGGGCTGCGTAG